In Neptuniibacter halophilus, the genomic stretch GATCTGCCGGAAGAGTATCTGCTCTGGTTTGCAAAAAAAGGTTTCCCTCACGGTGAGCTGGGCCACCTGCTGGAACTGATGCTGGAGATCCGTATCAATGGTCTGGAATCGGTATTACAGCCCCTGCGTAAGACAAAAAAAGCTCAGAGGGTATAAACTGAACGGAGGCAAACCCACTCAGGAGCCAGCGAATAGGATTTATTCGCAGGTTCCCTTAAGGAGCTGTAAATGATCAGGCAATTATCGTTGTTCATGGTGCTGTCGTTCAGTTTGTTAAGCGGCGGTGTTCAGGCGGCTTCCAGCGCCGAAATCAATGCGAAATCTGCGGAAGCATTAACACAATTTTTTAAGCACAGTCCGGCCGGGAAACGGCTCTATCAACAGGCCAGAGGGGCATTGATCTTCCCTGAGGTCTATAAAGCCGGATTTGGTATCGGCGGTGAATACGGTGAAGGTAAGCTGATTGAAGGTGGGAAAACCACGGGGTATTACAGCATTGCGGCCGCTTCGATAGGTTTTCAGCTCGGAGCTCAGATTAAAACTGAGATCATTCTGTTCATGACCGATAAGGCGTTACGTCAGTTCAAGAACAGTGATGGCTGGGAAGCCGGCGTGGATGGCAGTGTTGCGGTGATCAATCTGGGAGCCGGGGCCGAGATTGATACCAGCAATATCAGGGATCCGATCATCGGCTTTATCTTTTCCAATAAGGGACTGATGTATAACCTGTCGCTGGAAGGCTCAAAAATTACCAGGAAGTAGGAATCTGATATGAAGAAGCTAATACTCGCAGCCTGTCTCGCAGGACTGGCGTTTAACTGTTATGCAGAGAAGCCAGAGTGGGCTGGTAATAAGGGCGGCAAAAATGCGGCCCACGCTGAAAAAA encodes the following:
- a CDS encoding DUF3820 family protein, encoding MDLDKQHLLKLANMTMPFGKYQGRVLLDLPEEYLLWFAKKGFPHGELGHLLELMLEIRINGLESVLQPLRKTKKAQRV
- a CDS encoding YSC84-related protein; translation: MIRQLSLFMVLSFSLLSGGVQAASSAEINAKSAEALTQFFKHSPAGKRLYQQARGALIFPEVYKAGFGIGGEYGEGKLIEGGKTTGYYSIAAASIGFQLGAQIKTEIILFMTDKALRQFKNSDGWEAGVDGSVAVINLGAGAEIDTSNIRDPIIGFIFSNKGLMYNLSLEGSKITRK